The genomic stretch CTGTCGGAGATGGTCGCGACGGGGTGGCCGGTGCTGGTGTCGCTGTCCAACAAGGACTTCGTGGGCGAGACGCTGGACCGCCCGGTGAAGGAACGGGTGATCGGAACGCTGGCGACGACGGCGGTGTCGGCGTGGCTCGGGGCGCAGGTGTACCGAGTGCATGAGGTCGCCGAAACCCGTCAGGTCGTCGACATGGTGGCCTCGATCGCAGGCCACCGCCCTCCGGCAGTCGCCCGCCGGGGCCTGGCGTAAGGACCCTCCTCGTCCTCAAGCGCCGGACGGGCTGAAACAGCCCGTCCGGCGCTTGAGGAGCGGGGGTCAGCGGCCTGCCTCCTTGGAGACCAAGGCCACCGCTTCCTCCACCTCGTCCGTGACATGGAACAGGAGCAGGTCCTTCTCCGACGCCTTGCCCTGGGCGATCACTGTCTTGCGGAGCCAGTCGACCAGGCCGCCCCAGTACTCCGTGCCGAAGAGGACGATGGGGAAGCGGGTCACCTTCTGGGTCTGGACCAGGGTCAGGGCCTCGAAGAGTTCGTCGAGGGTGCCGAGGCCGCCTGGGAGGACCACGAAACCCTGCGCGTACTTGACGAACATCATCTTGCGGACGAAGAAGTAACGGAAGTTCAGGCCGATGTCGACGTAGGGGTTCAGCCCCTGCTCGAAGGGGAGCTCGATGCCGAGGCCGACCGATGTTCCCTTCGCCTCGCACGCACCCTTGTTGGCTGCCTCCATGGCGCCCGGGCCACCACCCGTGATCACTGCGAAGCCCGCCTCCACCAGCCCTCGGCCCAGCCGCACTCCCGCGTCGTACTCCGGTGAATCCACCGGCGTCCGCGCGGAGCCGAACACGCTGATCGCGGGCGGGAGTTCGGCCAGCGTGCCGAAGCCCTCGATGAACTCCGACTGGATGCGCAGGACCCGCCAGGGGTCGGTGTGGACCCAGTCCGATGGGCCACCCGCGTCCAGCAGCCGCTGGTCGGTCGTACTCGCCGTGACCTGACCTCGCCGTCGGAGGACCGGTCCCAGGCGCTGCTCCTCCGGCGGCTGCTTCTTGCCCGCGGGGTTCCCGGTAGCCATGTGCGCTCCCTCCGTCTTGCGTTCGTTCCACCTCAGCGTAGATCTACGCGGGTTACGGAGGGGGGACATCGGTATGTCCGGTGTCCCCCACCGCGGAGAGTCGTGCTACGCCGTCAGCCACGCCCTCAGGCGTTCCTCCCCCGCCAGGATCTTCGCCGTCTCCACCCGCTCGTCCCGCTTGTGCGCCAAGTGCGGGTTGCCGGGGCCGTAGTTGACCGCGGGGACGCCGAGGGCGGAGAAGCGGGACACGTCCGTCCAGCCGTACTTCGGCATCGGGGTCCCGCCCACCGCCTCGATGAAGGCCGCGGCCGCCGGGTGGGAGAGGCCGGGCAGCGCCCCGGGGCTGTGGTCGTCGACCACGAACTCCTCGATCCCGCAGTCCGCGAACACCTCGTGGACGTGGGCCAGCGCCTCCTCCTCCGTACGGTCGGGGGCGTAGCGGAAGTTGACCGTCACCACGCACTCGTCCGGGATGACGTTGCCTGCCACGCCGCCGGAGATGCCCACCGCGTTCAGGCCCTCCCGGTACTCCAGGCCGTCGATCACCGGCCGGCGGGGCTCGTACGAGGCGAGGCGGGCCAGGATCGGGGCGGCCGCGTGGATCGCGTTGGAGCCCATCCAGCCGCGCGCCGAGTGCGCCCGCTCGCCCTTGGTCTTCAACAGGACCCGCAGGGTGCCCTGGCAACCGCCCTCGACCTGCCCGTCGGAGGGCTCCAGCAGCACCGCGAAGTCCCCGGCCAGCCACTCGGGGTGTGCCTCGGCCACATGACGCAGACCGTTGAGGTGTGCGGCGACCTCTTCGTTGTCGTAGAAGACGAAGGTCAGGTCGCGGTTGGGGGCGGGGACGGTCGCGGCGATGCGCAGTTGGACCGCGACGCCGGACTTCATGTCGCAGGTGCCGCAGCCCCACAGGATGCCGTCGTCGTCCAGCCGGGAGGGGACGTTCTCCGCAATGGGGACCGTGTCGATGTGGCCGGCGAGGATCACGCGCTCGGCGCGGCCGAGGTTCGTACGCGCCACGACGTTGTTGCCGTACCGGTCGACGGTGAGGTGCGGCAGCGCCCGCAAGGCGGTCTCGATGGCGTCCGCGAGGGGCTTCTCGGCGCCGCTCTCGGAGGGGAAGTCGACGAGCCGGGCGGTCAGGAGCGCGGCGTCCAGCGTGAGGTCAAGCGGGGTGTCGGGCATGGCTCCGACCCTAGCGTCCCGGTCGTCGGATCAGTTTTCGCACCGATCTCGATGGCCGCCCTACTCTCCAGTACCTTGTACGCGTGCCAGAGCCGTCCCCCACTCCCAGACGTCGTGGCCGCCTCTTCCGTTTCGGGGCGGCCTTCGTGGTCCTGCTCGCCGTGGCGGGCTATCTCGTGGTGCAGTACGTCACCGGGGGCGCGGGGGCGCCCGGCTGCAAGGTCGTCTCGGGCGACGACGACTCCGCGACCTACGAGTTCTCGCCGGAGCAGGCCGTGAACGCGGCCACGATCGCCGCCGTAGGCACCGGGCGGGACCTGCCCGAACGGGCCGTGACCATAGCCCTGGCGACCGCGATCCAGGAGTCCGCGCTGCGCAACATCGAGCACGGCGACCGGGACTCGCTGGGCCTCTTCCAGCAGCGGCCCTCGCAGGGCTGGGGCACCGAGAAGGAGATCATGGACCCGACCTACGCGGCGGGGATCTTCTACGACCACCTGGTCAAGGTGGAGGACTACACGAAGCTGCCGCTCACGGTCGCCGCACAGCGTGTGCAGCGCAGCGGCTACCCGGACGCGTACGCCAAGCACGAGCCGGACGCCGCGCTGCTCGCCGCCGCCCTGACCGGCCGTTCCGCGGCCACCCTGACCTGCGAGGGGCGTCCTGGCACCACCCCGGTCACGGGGACCGACCCGGTGCGCACCGCGCTCGCGCGGGACTTCGGACGGGACGTCCTGGAGCCCGCCGGTGCGGTGGTCGGCGACAAGGCCTCGGCCTCCGCCAGCGCCGGCAGCGACGGGCGGACGCTCACCCTGCCCGTGGCCGAGGAGCCGCGGCGCGGCTGGCAGCTCGCACACTGGGCCGTGGCCAACGCCTCCGCCCTGCGCCTGGAGCGAGTGTCGTACGCGGGCCGGGAGTGGACGGCCGGGAACACGGACAGCCAGTGGCGCCCGACCGGGACCGGCGCCGCCGGTGCGGAGAAGGACACCGGTTCCGTCCGTATCGTGACCGCGCACTAGTGCGGCGAGTCATTCGCACGAGTTACCGCCGAAGACGGGGGTTCACGATGCCCCGGGTTTTCGGCGCGGGCGATCTCCGGTCCCCCGGAACCCTTGGGAACAAAGGGCTGTAAGGATTCGGCAGGCTTTCCGTTCTCGGATTCTTTGCCCGTTTTTATCCACAGCAGATAATGCGACGCATTACCAACTCTTTACGTTATCCCGCCGCAACCTTCGCGGACTTCGAGCGGTAGTCACTGCGTCCGAGGCCGGAGATCAAGTCCGGTCGGACAGTTCACCGCTCACACCACACACCCCCGTCGAAGGAGCATCATGACCCTCCCCCTGACCCGCCGGATCGCCCGTGCCGCGCTGCTCGTCGCTGCGGGAGCGGCCGCCGGGGTCGGTGCGGCCGGCTCCGCCAGCGCGGCCCCGGAACTGCCCGCCACCCCGAACCTCGGCGGTCTCACCGCCCTGGACGGGGCGAGCGTCGGCAACACGGTCGACGGTGCGGCGCAGAACGTCACCGGGCTCGCGGGCGAAACCGGCAGCAAGGCGGTCAAGAAGTCGGTGCCGGCCGCGGGCAAGACCAGCGGCAAGGCGGTCAAGAAGGCCGCGCCCGCCGCGCAGAAGACCGCGGGTGACGCCGCCGGTTCGGCCGGGGACATCCTGGGCGACACCACGTCCACCGCGACCAAGGGCGGTCTGCCGACGGACTCCCTGACCAAGGGCGGGCTGCCCGCGGCGGACTCCCTGCCGGTCGGGAACCTGCCGCTCGGCGGCTGATCGCCTGACCGCCGAACGGCGATGGGGCCCGGGGTTCTCCCCGGGCCCCATCGCCGTTTCTCAGGCATCAGGAAAGCCGCCGCACCGCTTCCGCCACGCGCTCGTCCGTCGCCGTGAACGCCACCCGCACGTACCGCTCGCCCGCCTCGCCGTAGAAGTCGCCCGGCGCCACCAGGATGCCCAGCTCGGCCAGGTGGGCCACGGTGTCCCAGCAGGACTCGGACCGGGTGGCCCACAGGTAGAGGCTGGCCTCGCTGTGCTCGATGCGGAAGCCGTGGCCGACCAGGGCGGTGCGCAGGGCGTCGCGCCGGGCCGCGTAGCGCTCGCGCTGGATGCGGACGTGCTCGTCGTCGCCGAGGGCCGCGATCGCCGCCGCCTGGGTCGGCGCCGAGGTCATCATGCCGCCGTGCTTGCGGATCTCCAGGAGCGGGGCGAGGACCTCCGGGTCGCCCGCGAGGAAGGCCGCGCGATAGCCCGCGAGGTTGGAGCGCTTGGAGAGGGAGTGGACGGCCACGATCCCCTCGTGTGAACCGCCGTTGACGTCCGGGTGCAGCACCGAGACCGGGTCGGCGTCCCAGCCCAGCTCCAGGTAGCACTCGTCCGAGAAGAGCAGGACGCCGTGCTCACGGGCCCAGGCGACGATCCTCGTCAGCTCCTCCTTGGACAGCACCCTGCCCGTGGGGTTCGACGGGGAGTTGAGCCAGAGAAGCTTCAGGCCCTCGGGGTCCAGCGTCGTCGGGTCGTCGTAGACCTCGTAATCGGCGCGGGCCAGGCGGGCGCCGACCTCGTAGGTCGGGTAGGCCAGGCGCGGGTACGCGACGCGGTCGCCGGGGCCGAGGCCCAGCTGGGTGGGGAGCCAGGCGACGAGTTCCTTGGAGCCGACGATCGGCAGGACGTGCCGGTGGGTGATCTCGCGGGCGCCCAGGCGGCGCTCCACCCAGCCCGTGATCGCGTCGCGCAGCTCCGGCGTGCCCCAGACCGTCGGATAGCCCGGCGAGTCGGCCGCCGCGATCAGTGCTTTCTGGATCAGCTCGGGGACCGGGTCGACCGGGGTGCCGACGGAGAGGTCGACGATGCCGCCGGGATGCGCGGCCGCCGTCGCTTTGTACGGCGCCAGCTTGTCCCAGGGGAAGGTGGGGAGACGGTCGGAGACTGCGGACACGGGATCTGGCTCACTTTCTCGTCCGTACGGCAAACGCCTCGGCCCCGCAGGCGATCGAGGGCGATCAGGCCGTGCGGGACCGAGGCGGCGCGGTGATGCGGGCCGCTCTCAGCCGTTCTGCGGCGGCAGCGCGGCGATGAAGGGGTGGTCCCGCTCGATCAGACCGAGCTTGCTGGCGCCGCCGGGGGAGCCGAGCTCATCGAAGAACTCGACGTTCGCCTTGTAGTAGTCCTTCCACTCCTCCGGAGTGTCGTCCTCGTAGAAGATCGCCTCGACCGGGCAGACCGGCTCGCAGGCACCACAGTCGACGCATTCGTCCGGGTGGATGTACAAGGACCGGGAGCCCTCGTAGATGCAGTCGACCGGGCACTCCTCGATGCACGCCTTGTCCTTCACGTCGACACAAGGCTGCGCGATGACGTAGGTCACGCTGTCGTTCCTCCTCGATTGGGCGCTGGCGGGCCTCCACAGGCTCCGCCGCCTGGCGCGCGGGAGCGCGGCGTCGTCGATGCCCGCCCCTAGTATCTCCGTTCTTGGGCATGATCCGAACAGGAGGGGTGAACTGACCTGTGGAAATCTCTGCGACGGGGCGCCTTGAGGTCCGTATCACCGCTGCTGACGTGGGTAAACGGGTCTCCGTACGACGCCTGAACGATCTCCCGCGTGAGGGTGAGAAGTTCACCGACACGGTGGGTGTTCTCGCATCATGGGACAACGGTGTGCTGCTGATCACACGGAAGACCGGCGAAACCGTCCGTATCGCGGAATCGTCGCTGGTCGCGGGCAAGGTCGTGCCGAGCGCCCCGGCCCGCCGCAGGGGACCCGCCGCCTCGTACACGGAACTGGCGCACATCGCCACGCGCGCGTGGCGGCCGGTGGAGAGCGAACGGCTCGGCGAGTGGGAGCTGCGCGCCGCCTCCGGCTTCACCCGCCGCGCCAACTCCGTGCTCCCGCTGGGCGACCCGGGGATGCCGCTCGACGACGCCCTGGCGGCCGTACGGCGCTGGTACGGCGAGCGTGGGCTGCCTGCCTACGTCCAGACCGCGACCGGCGCGGAGGGCACGCAGGAGCTGCTCTGCGCGGAGCTGGAGCGACGGGGCTGGACCCGTGAGGTCTCCGCCGAGCTGTGGATCGGGGCGCTGGCCCCGCTCGCCGACCGCGAGGAGCCCGCCGGGGTCGTGCTGTCCCGGACGGCGGACGATGCCTGGCTGGCCCGCTACCAGCGCAAGGGGCTCGGCGAGGTGGCCCTGAAGGTGCTGGGCAGCGGCCCCTCGGTGTGGTTCGCGACGGTTCCGGGCGACGGCGAAGTGCCCGCGGCGATCGGACGGTGCGTGGTCGACGGCCGCTGGGCCGGCTTCGCCGCCGTCGAGGTCGATCCGGCGCTACGGCGCCGGGGGCTGGCCTCCGCCGTCATGGCCGCGCTGGCCGCACGCGCCCTGGACGAGGGGGCGTCGGCGGCCTGGCTCCAGGTCGAGACGGACAACACGGCGGCGCAGGCCCTGTACGCGGGGAACGGTTTCTCCGCGCATCACGCGTACCACCACTACCGCCAGCCCGACAGCGAGCCGGGGAACTCCGGCTCGGGCCGGTAACCGATCGCCGTGAGAGGGCACGAGCCTGCTATGCGTCCCCCCTACCCACCGCCGCCCGAACGTTCGCTCGAACTGCGCCGCCGGTTCGCCGAGGAGGCCCGCTGCGAGCGGCCCGATCTGTCGACGCTCTGTCTGCTGCTGGGCGCCGAGGCGGACGGCACGCTGGACGAGGCGGGCATGGACGCGGCCCAGATGGAGCTGGACCGGCTGGCGGGGCTGCTGCCGTTCCGGCCCGGCGGTCCGCGCGCCTGGGCCGTGGCCCTGCGCGAACTCCTCGGCGACCGGCTCGGTTTCCGGGGCGCCCCGGGTGACTATCAGCGGCTGGAGTCCTCGCTGCTGCACGAGGTGCTGCGGCGGGGGCGCGGGCTGCCGATCCTGCTGTCGGTGGTGTGGATGGAGGTGGCCCGCAGGGCGGGGGCGCCGGTGTACGGCGTGGCTCTGCCGGGGCACTTCGTGGTGGGGTTCGGGGAGCCGGGCGAGCAGGTGCTCGCCGATCCGTTCAACGGCGGCCGGGCGCTCACGGGGGCCGACGCCGAGCTGCTGGTGGCGGGGGCCACGGGGGCGGCGCTGGATCCCTCGATGCTGGTGCCCGCGACGCCGCTGGAGGTCGTCTCGCGGATCCTCAACAACATCCGGGCCTGGGCCGCGGCCCGGCCGGAGCGCTCGGACGTGGCGCTGTGGGCGGTCGAGCTGGCGCTGCTGCTGCCCGCGCATCCGGCCAGGCTGCGGTACGAGCGGGCGCAGCTGCTGGTGCAGCGCGGCGACTTCGTGGCAGGCGCGGCGGAGCTGGAGGCGTACGCGGAGGTGGTGGAGGCGGTCGACGCCCCCGCCGCGGGCCGGGTACGGCAGCAGGCGCGCGCGGCGCGGGCGATGCTGAACTGAGGCGGAGGCCGGAGTGCCGGACGACCGAGGCGGCCGTGCGGCACTCCGGGTGGCTCAGCTCGGGTTGGTGTCGATGACGGCGGTGCGGTCCGCGGTGGTCTTGCCGCGCAGGGCCTGACGCAGTGCGGAGACGACGTCCTCGGGGGTGACGGCGGTCTTCTTGCCGGTGCCCCGGGTGATCAGGACGCCGTCGAAGGTGGTGCCGTAGGCCTCCTTGAGCGCGTCGAGGTCGTAGGTGTCGACGAGCTTTCCGTCGACGGCCTTGACGCCGAGGATCTTCGGCAGGGACAGCTTGCCGAACTGGATGCGGTGCGCCGCGTCCGTCTGCACGGTCGCGAGGTCGGACATCGCGGGCTCCGCGAACTCCTTCATCATCCGGTCGACCTCGGCATTGGAGATCGTCGGCTGCTGGGCCGTGGTCTCGACCGACACCGCGGGTGCCGCGCCGGTCTCCACCTGGGTGCGGTACGCCTCCTCGACCGCGTCGGCCGACTTGGCGGCGTCGATGCCCTTGCCTGCCTTGCCGTAGACGGCGACGGCCTTGCCGGAGTCGAACTTGATGGTGCCTTCGGTCACCGAGCCGGAGCCGCCGCCCGCGTTCTCCAGGGCGGCCGCCAGCTTCTCCTCGTCGACCGGCATGACCGGCTCGACCACCCGCTGCTGCCCGAAGAGCGAGCCGATCACGGAGACCGGGTTGTAGTCGCTCTGCGCGGCCTCGCTGACCGTGGCGGCGGCGTCGAGCTGGAGCCCCGCCTGGTCCGGCTTGAGGGTGACGGTCTTGCCGCCCACCGTCAGCTTCAGCTCCTTGTTGACGCGCTCCCCGAACGCGTCGTCGAGCTTCTGCACGGCGTCGTCACGGGTGCCGCCGCCGATGTCGACGCCGAGCACGGTGGTGCCCTTGGGCACGTCGGAGTGGTTCATCAGCAGGCCCGCGCCGTAGAGGCCGCCGCCCAGGACGACCACACCGCCGATGAGCAGGCCCGACTTGCCGCGGCCCTTCTTTTTCTTCGGCGCGGGGGCCGCGGGCGCGGGCTGGGCGACGGGCTCGGGCAGCCTCGGGGGCGTGTGCGGCAGGGGTCCGTCGGTGTGCGCGCCGGGCCCGAACGGGGCGTGCTGAGCGGCGGCGGGCGGGACGACGGGGATGCCGCTGGTGACGGTGTGCCCGGAGACGTTGTCCGCGGGGTTGCCGTAGCCGGGGGTGCCCGGTTCGGGGGCCGGCTTCTGCGGGGTGAGGATCGCGGTGTCGTCGCTCAGGCCGCCGCCGGGTGCGTGCATGCCGGGGGCGCCCATGGCCGCCGCGGGGCCGCCGCTGACCGGGGGCACCACGGGGCCGTCGCCGGTGACCGGGCCGGTGGTGGGGCCCGCGGGGCCGTGCGGGCCGCCGACGGGGGCGGGGCCGCCGGGGCCGCCCGGGCCGTTGAAGCCGTTGGGGCCGCCGGGGGCGCCCTGGCCGGCGTAGCCGTGCTGGCCGTTGTCGGAGAAGTACGGCAGATCGTCGCGGCGCGGTTCGTCGCCGGGGCGGGGGCCGCCGCCGAGCGGGCCCGCGGCCAGCGCCTCGGTCACGTCGAAGGAGCCGGTGCCGCCGCCGTGTCCGGGCGCCACGGGGCCGCCGGTCGCGCCCGGCAGGCCGGCGCCGTTGGTGGCGCCGGGGCGGGGGCCGCCCGGCAGGTTCATGGAGCCGGTGACCGAGCCGGGGCGCGGGGCCGAGGGCGCCGCACCTGCGGCGGGACGTGCGCCGGAAGGCGCCGCGCCCGAACCTCCGGGCGTACCCGCCCCGTTGCTCTGGCCGCCGCCCGGACCGGCCTTGGGGGCCGAGGACTTGCGCGGGGCGAACCACCCGCTCGCCGGCTTCTCCTCGGCGGCCGGGGCCGCGGGCTCGGCGGGCGGCTCGGGGGCACGCGCGGCGGACGCCTCCGGCTCGGTGCTCGCGGCGGAGCTCTCGGTCTCACCGACGGGCTTGCGCACGACGACCGGCGGAATGGGCCGGGATCCGGGGATGTTGATCCGGATCCGGGTGGTCAGCGTGGTCTCGGTCTTGCGTTCCTCCGGCCGCGCGGCCGAACGGCCCGCGTCCGGACCGGCGTCGGGAACCGCGGGGGTCCCGTACGGCGGCGTGCCCGAGGGGTATGCGGCTCCGCCGCGCCCGTTGGGCCCGGAGGACGGACTGTCAGTTTCACGACTCAAGGCAGGTTCTCCCGGTTGGCTCCGCCGCCCGATTCGACCTCACTGCTCCGGGCGGCTCGGCGGCGCGCACCACCATACTGGCCACTTCTGGCCCGTATCCCACGACCGTCAGGGAAACCCACACGGGACTCGCACGTGCGCGGCGGGGTGAAGTGGTACGTCACTTGCGAAGTCGGCCCCCGACGCCGTCCGGTTGCCGCGTGGGGGCGAGGGTGGCGCACATCACAGCCGCGGCCATGCCGCCGAGCAGGAAGACGTAGGAGCCGCCGTCCGAGGCGAAGACGAAGTCGCCCTCCGGGCGGCTGGCGGTGAGCAGGATGACGGCGATCATCCAGCCGGCGGCGGGCGCCACCGCACCGGCCCGGCTGCGGACGGCGAGGGCGCCGCCGGCGCAGAGCCCGATCTCGCCCGCGAGCGCGAGCAGCAGCCCGAGCGGGAACCAGGCCGCCTGGATCAACGCGCCGGCGGCACCGACGACCGCGCCGAGCAGGAACAGGCCGAACAGAAGTGCGGCGCGGCCCAGGGAAGGGGGTCTCAGGGGCTGAGCGAGCACGGAAGTCGGTTCGGTGGTCTTCATCGCGCTTCCTCGATCCCCGCGAACAGGTCGGTCTCGGGCGCCGTCCGACCGCCCTGTCCCCGCACCAGCTCGTAGTACTCAGTCGTGAAAACGGGCTGGGCGAGTTCGTTGGAGAGGACGAAGTACTCTCCGGACACCTCGATCTGGGTGGCGTGGGCGGCCATCGCCGCGGTCTTGGCGGCGGTGTGCGCGGTGCCGTCGACGACGGTGGTGATCCGCTCGTCCGCCACCACTCCGGGGACGTCGTCCAGGACGGCCGTCTTGGTGAAGGGCAGCTCCGGCAGGGCGTCCTGGAGCCGGGCGAAGGCCTGCTCGCCGACGGTGCGCGGGACGCGGTTCCAGTAGACCTTGGCGATCGGCAGGCCCGCGTCGGCCGCCAGCTCGACGGCGCGCATGGCGACACGGTGGGCCTGGATGTGGTCCGGGTGGCCGTATCCGCCGTTCTCGTCGTAGGTGATCAGCACCTGGGGCCGCACCTCCCGAATCACCTCGACCAGGTGTCCGGCGGCCTCGTCGACGTCGGCCTGCCAGAAGCAGTCGGGGTCGTCGTTGTCGGGCAGGCCCATCATCCCGGAGTCGCAGTAGCGGCCGGGGCCGCCGAGCAGGCGGAAGTCGTCGACGCCGAGCGCCCGCATGGCCGCGGTCAGCTCACCCAGTCGGTACTGGCCGAGGGCGGCACCGGACAGATGCGCGAGACCGGGCGGAATGACCTCGCCCCGCTCACCGAGCGTGCAGGTGACCAGGGTCACCCGGGCACCGTCGGCGGCGTAGGCGGCCATGGTCGCGCCGTTGTTGATCGACTCGTCGTCCGGGTGCGCATGCACCAGCAGCAGACGCCGCTCGGGCAGTTCCGTCATGGGCCCACCCTACGAGGCCCCCGGGACTGCTCCCCCGCCCGCCGTCAGAACTTGATGCTGCCGATCATGTCCGCCACGCTCGTGGTCAGGTCGTTGATCGTCGGCGACAGGGTCGACGAGGCCAGGTAGAAGCCGAGCAGCATGCAGACGACCGCGTGGCCGCCCTTCAGGCCCGACTTCTTGATCAGCAAGAAGACGATGATCGCCAGCAGCACCACCGCCGAAATCGAGAGTGCCACGGCGGCTCACCTCCAAAGAACCCAGG from Streptomyces davaonensis JCM 4913 encodes the following:
- a CDS encoding LOG family protein, with the protein product MATGNPAGKKQPPEEQRLGPVLRRRGQVTASTTDQRLLDAGGPSDWVHTDPWRVLRIQSEFIEGFGTLAELPPAISVFGSARTPVDSPEYDAGVRLGRGLVEAGFAVITGGGPGAMEAANKGACEAKGTSVGLGIELPFEQGLNPYVDIGLNFRYFFVRKMMFVKYAQGFVVLPGGLGTLDELFEALTLVQTQKVTRFPIVLFGTEYWGGLVDWLRKTVIAQGKASEKDLLLFHVTDEVEEAVALVSKEAGR
- the dapE gene encoding succinyl-diaminopimelate desuccinylase; the encoded protein is MPDTPLDLTLDAALLTARLVDFPSESGAEKPLADAIETALRALPHLTVDRYGNNVVARTNLGRAERVILAGHIDTVPIAENVPSRLDDDGILWGCGTCDMKSGVAVQLRIAATVPAPNRDLTFVFYDNEEVAAHLNGLRHVAEAHPEWLAGDFAVLLEPSDGQVEGGCQGTLRVLLKTKGERAHSARGWMGSNAIHAAAPILARLASYEPRRPVIDGLEYREGLNAVGISGGVAGNVIPDECVVTVNFRYAPDRTEEEALAHVHEVFADCGIEEFVVDDHSPGALPGLSHPAAAAFIEAVGGTPMPKYGWTDVSRFSALGVPAVNYGPGNPHLAHKRDERVETAKILAGEERLRAWLTA
- a CDS encoding heavy metal transporter; the protein is MPEPSPTPRRRGRLFRFGAAFVVLLAVAGYLVVQYVTGGAGAPGCKVVSGDDDSATYEFSPEQAVNAATIAAVGTGRDLPERAVTIALATAIQESALRNIEHGDRDSLGLFQQRPSQGWGTEKEIMDPTYAAGIFYDHLVKVEDYTKLPLTVAAQRVQRSGYPDAYAKHEPDAALLAAALTGRSAATLTCEGRPGTTPVTGTDPVRTALARDFGRDVLEPAGAVVGDKASASASAGSDGRTLTLPVAEEPRRGWQLAHWAVANASALRLERVSYAGREWTAGNTDSQWRPTGTGAAGAEKDTGSVRIVTAH
- a CDS encoding bifunctional succinyldiaminopimelate transaminase/glutamate-prephenate aminotransferase codes for the protein MSAVSDRLPTFPWDKLAPYKATAAAHPGGIVDLSVGTPVDPVPELIQKALIAAADSPGYPTVWGTPELRDAITGWVERRLGAREITHRHVLPIVGSKELVAWLPTQLGLGPGDRVAYPRLAYPTYEVGARLARADYEVYDDPTTLDPEGLKLLWLNSPSNPTGRVLSKEELTRIVAWAREHGVLLFSDECYLELGWDADPVSVLHPDVNGGSHEGIVAVHSLSKRSNLAGYRAAFLAGDPEVLAPLLEIRKHGGMMTSAPTQAAAIAALGDDEHVRIQRERYAARRDALRTALVGHGFRIEHSEASLYLWATRSESCWDTVAHLAELGILVAPGDFYGEAGERYVRVAFTATDERVAEAVRRLS
- the fdxA gene encoding ferredoxin, with product MTYVIAQPCVDVKDKACIEECPVDCIYEGSRSLYIHPDECVDCGACEPVCPVEAIFYEDDTPEEWKDYYKANVEFFDELGSPGGASKLGLIERDHPFIAALPPQNG
- a CDS encoding GNAT family N-acetyltransferase, with the protein product MEISATGRLEVRITAADVGKRVSVRRLNDLPREGEKFTDTVGVLASWDNGVLLITRKTGETVRIAESSLVAGKVVPSAPARRRGPAASYTELAHIATRAWRPVESERLGEWELRAASGFTRRANSVLPLGDPGMPLDDALAAVRRWYGERGLPAYVQTATGAEGTQELLCAELERRGWTREVSAELWIGALAPLADREEPAGVVLSRTADDAWLARYQRKGLGEVALKVLGSGPSVWFATVPGDGEVPAAIGRCVVDGRWAGFAAVEVDPALRRRGLASAVMAALAARALDEGASAAWLQVETDNTAAQALYAGNGFSAHHAYHHYRQPDSEPGNSGSGR
- a CDS encoding transglutaminase family protein, coding for MRPPYPPPPERSLELRRRFAEEARCERPDLSTLCLLLGAEADGTLDEAGMDAAQMELDRLAGLLPFRPGGPRAWAVALRELLGDRLGFRGAPGDYQRLESSLLHEVLRRGRGLPILLSVVWMEVARRAGAPVYGVALPGHFVVGFGEPGEQVLADPFNGGRALTGADAELLVAGATGAALDPSMLVPATPLEVVSRILNNIRAWAAARPERSDVALWAVELALLLPAHPARLRYERAQLLVQRGDFVAGAAELEAYAEVVEAVDAPAAGRVRQQARAARAMLN
- a CDS encoding DUF6113 family protein, whose protein sequence is MKTTEPTSVLAQPLRPPSLGRAALLFGLFLLGAVVGAAGALIQAAWFPLGLLLALAGEIGLCAGGALAVRSRAGAVAPAAGWMIAVILLTASRPEGDFVFASDGGSYVFLLGGMAAAVMCATLAPTRQPDGVGGRLRK
- the mshB gene encoding N-acetyl-1-D-myo-inositol-2-amino-2-deoxy-alpha-D-glucopyranoside deacetylase; the protein is MTELPERRLLLVHAHPDDESINNGATMAAYAADGARVTLVTCTLGERGEVIPPGLAHLSGAALGQYRLGELTAAMRALGVDDFRLLGGPGRYCDSGMMGLPDNDDPDCFWQADVDEAAGHLVEVIREVRPQVLITYDENGGYGHPDHIQAHRVAMRAVELAADAGLPIAKVYWNRVPRTVGEQAFARLQDALPELPFTKTAVLDDVPGVVADERITTVVDGTAHTAAKTAAMAAHATQIEVSGEYFVLSNELAQPVFTTEYYELVRGQGGRTAPETDLFAGIEEAR